The segment TAGAGGAGATGGAAAAGATTCTTCCTGAGACATCGGCGGTAGCGGTTTTTGATACGGCATTTCATCAAACCATGTCAGAGCATGTTTACAGATATGCCCTGCCGTATGCGCTCTGTGATGAAAAGCACATAAGGCGATACGGTTTTCACGGAACAAACCATAAATATGTATCATTGGCGGCGGCGATGTATTTAAACAGACCGACAGAGGAGTTGAAGTTAATCACTTGTCATCTTGGCAACGGCGCCTCCATATGTGCAATAGACGGCGGCAGGAGTGTGGATACAAGCATGGGATTGACCCCGCTTGAGGGGTTGATAATGGGCACAAGGGGAGGTGACATTGACCCAGGTGTTATTTTATATCTTATGCGGGAGGGCTACACGGCTGCCGACATAGATACGGTATTGAACAAAGAAAGCGGCCTGAAGGGAGTAACCGGCACAAGTAATGATATGAGGGAGGTACTGGAGCTTTCAAAAGACGGCAATCAGAGGGCAAAGTTGGCTGTATCCATGTTTGCATACAGGATAAAGAAGTACATAGGGGCGTATGTCTCTATTTTGGGCGGGCTGGATGCTTTGATTTTCACAGGTGGAATCGGTGAAAACTCTAATGAAATCCGTGGTGGAGTTTGCAGCGGGCTGGAGCATTTAGGTATCAGAATCTCTGATAATCTTAATAAAGCGGCCAGGGCGGTAAGGGGTGAGGTTACAGACATATCAAATAATGGATCACCCTCGAGGGTTCTGATAGTGCCTGCTGATGAGGAGAGAATGATAACCAGAGAAACTATTCGTGCGCTGCAGAGACACAGCAATACTTAAATTTAGGGCAGCCTCATAATAGTTATGGATTTTTCTGTAATATAAAGTTTATAATAGGGCTGTGTTGACTGTCAGGGTTAGCGCCCTTAATTGGATTGACGACTACATCACTGATAAAATGAGATACGGCGGCGTTTCAAATCAATCAGCATCGGTTTATACTGGTGAATGTACTAAGCTAAACAGTTGTAATTTTTGCTTTTTGACAGGTTCAAGCGGAGCTTTTATCAAATAAATACGGATATTTATATCAGGGAGTGTGATTACAGAATCTGGACATGTGGATTGAAGTATTTCTTGTTGTAGCGTTTATTTTATTTAGTGGTTTTTTTGCCTGTGCTGAAATAGCGGTTGTTACATCTCGCAAAGCAAAAGTGGAGGCTCTTGCAAAAGAGGGTAAAGGGGCTGCTAAGACTCTGTTGTCTTTAATAGAAAATCCAAACAGATTTCTGGCCACGGTTCAGGTAGGAGTTACAATAGGCGGTGGTGTGGCCTCCGCCCTGGGTGGTGTTTTAGCTATTGAGGTGCTAAAGCCGATAATTGCAGAGCTGCCTGTTAAGATTATTGCCGGTTGGGCCGAGCCTCTGGCCATTGGTTTGGTTATTTGTATTACATCGTATCTGACTTTAATTTTAGGTGAACTGGTTCCTAAGTCCATAGCTCTTATGTTTCCTGAAAAAGTGGCTCTTTTTGTGGCTAAACCCATTTCATCTTTTTCTAAACTAAGTTCGATTATCGTTAACATCCTTTCTGCAAGCACCAATATTTTGCTTAGACCTTTTGGTAAAACCGCCTTTACCGACAGAGCGTTAATCTCTCATGAGGAAATAAAACTACTTATAAAGGAAGGGAAAGAAAAAGGAATCTTTGATTTGGCCGAACAGGAACTTATTCATAGTGTCTTTGAATTTAACGATATATCTGTAAAAGAGGTTATGGTGCCCACAGGGCAGGTGGTCGCCCTGTCCCTTGATGATCCGCTTCAGAGCGTACTTAGCAGGATTTACGAGGAACAGTACTCACGCTATCCTGTTTACAGTAAAGAGATAAACAACATTCTCGGCATCATTCATACAAAAGATGTATGTAATATGTTGTCAAAGAAGATAGAGATAAATCTCAGAAAGCTGTTGAGACCTCCGTTTTATGTGCCTGAGACCCTCATGATCAGCACACTTTTGGCGGAAATGAGAAAGAAGCGTATGCACATGGCTATTGCCGTTAACGAACATGGCCTGGTTACCGGAATTGTTACAATTGAGGACCTTCTTGAGGAAATAGTCGGGGAAATCAGAGACGAACATGATACGGAACAGCCGGTCATTGACATTGGAAATAATACTTACATTGTCTATGCCTCAATTAATATCAGAGACCTGAAAGATGACTATAACATAGAGCTTCCCGAGTCTCCTCAATATGACACACTTGCAGGGTTTGTTCTGACCACACTTCAAAAAATCCCCAAAAGCGGTGAAACAATCGAGCTGCCTCAGATGAAACTTACTGTTGTTGAGGTAGTTCATACAAGGGTAGCCAAAGTTAAAATTGAACTAAACAACAAACAAGAGGTGATTAATGACAGTGATATACAAGGTGAATAAGCCAAAGTCCCGTAATGGATTTCTTTTTTTTATAACAGGGTTGATTCTGCCGTTACTGCTTCTGTCATGTGCAGGTTTAGACGGAAATTTCGATTCATCCGGTTACATAAAAGACACAGAGAGCACAGAACAGACAAAGCTATATAACCTGCCAAACGGTCTTAAGGTAATTATCATAGAGGACCACAGAAGCCCCATAGCCACCTTCCAGGTGTGGTATCGGGTAGGTTCCAGAAATGAAAAAACCGGCAAAACCGGTATAAGCCACCTCCTTGAACATATGATGTTTAAGGGTACTGAAAGTCACGCCTCCAAGGTGTTTTCAAACCTCATCCAGAAAAACGGCGGCACAGACAACGCCTTTACAACAAAAAACTATACTATGTACTACCAGACTGTGGCCTCAGACAGAATCGGCATTTCAATAGAGATGGAGGCAGACAGGATGTCCAACCTGTTGCTACTGGAAGGGGATGTCAACTCGGAGCGAAAGGTGGTCATGGAAGAGCGCAGACTCAGAATTGATGACGACCCTCAGGATTTGCTTATAGAGGAACTAACATCTAAAGCCTTTACACAGCATCCATATGGTAATCCGATAATCGGTTCAATGCAGGACATCGAACAGATATCACGAGATGATTTGTACCGGTATTATAAGACATATTACAGCCCTGACAATGCAGTCATTATAATAGCTGGAGACGTTGACCCGGAAAAGATCATGGAGCAGGTGAGCAAACATTTCGGAAAAATCAGGCGAGGTCCGTCTAAAGATGTAGATATCTCACCTGAGCCCGTGCAGAGTCAGGAAAAACGCATAACACTAAAGAAACAGGCTAAATTGCCGTTTTTAATCATGGCTTACCACGTACCCTCAGTGCCTGAAAAGGACAGTTATGCCGTGGATGTGATGACCATAATAATGTCTGGCAAAAGCGGAAGACTCTACCGGAGCCTTGTAAAGGAACAGAGGGTCGCTCTCAATGCTTTTTCTTTCTACAGCGGGCTCTACATTGATCCTTATCTTTTTTATATAGGTGGAACCACAAAAACAATGGAGGACATTGAGGTGCTTGAAAAAGCGCTAAATCTTGAAATAGAAAAACTTAAAACTGAGCCGCTTACCGGCAGAGAGCTTCAAAAGGCAAAAAATATGGTTGAATCATCATTTATAATGGGACAGGATTCCATTTTCTTTCAGGCTGAAATACTGGGAATGTATGAGATGCTTGGCAACAGGC is part of the Nitrospirae bacterium YQR-1 genome and harbors:
- a CDS encoding acetate kinase; translation: MKVLVINCGSSSLKYSLFNVPQSRPLFEGLIEKIGSASPLHKIKTSGGKTERQDGVKDIGEAFLKMEHALVSEEFGVLKSLNEIQAVGHRVVHGGDRFSASVVIDKQVKDAIRDCCTLAPLHNPYNLSGIEEMEKILPETSAVAVFDTAFHQTMSEHVYRYALPYALCDEKHIRRYGFHGTNHKYVSLAAAMYLNRPTEELKLITCHLGNGASICAIDGGRSVDTSMGLTPLEGLIMGTRGGDIDPGVILYLMREGYTAADIDTVLNKESGLKGVTGTSNDMREVLELSKDGNQRAKLAVSMFAYRIKKYIGAYVSILGGLDALIFTGGIGENSNEIRGGVCSGLEHLGIRISDNLNKAARAVRGEVTDISNNGSPSRVLIVPADEERMITRETIRALQRHSNT
- a CDS encoding hemolysin family protein; protein product: MWIEVFLVVAFILFSGFFACAEIAVVTSRKAKVEALAKEGKGAAKTLLSLIENPNRFLATVQVGVTIGGGVASALGGVLAIEVLKPIIAELPVKIIAGWAEPLAIGLVICITSYLTLILGELVPKSIALMFPEKVALFVAKPISSFSKLSSIIVNILSASTNILLRPFGKTAFTDRALISHEEIKLLIKEGKEKGIFDLAEQELIHSVFEFNDISVKEVMVPTGQVVALSLDDPLQSVLSRIYEEQYSRYPVYSKEINNILGIIHTKDVCNMLSKKIEINLRKLLRPPFYVPETLMISTLLAEMRKKRMHMAIAVNEHGLVTGIVTIEDLLEEIVGEIRDEHDTEQPVIDIGNNTYIVYASINIRDLKDDYNIELPESPQYDTLAGFVLTTLQKIPKSGETIELPQMKLTVVEVVHTRVAKVKIELNNKQEVINDSDIQGE
- a CDS encoding insulinase family protein, which translates into the protein MTVIYKVNKPKSRNGFLFFITGLILPLLLLSCAGLDGNFDSSGYIKDTESTEQTKLYNLPNGLKVIIIEDHRSPIATFQVWYRVGSRNEKTGKTGISHLLEHMMFKGTESHASKVFSNLIQKNGGTDNAFTTKNYTMYYQTVASDRIGISIEMEADRMSNLLLLEGDVNSERKVVMEERRLRIDDDPQDLLIEELTSKAFTQHPYGNPIIGSMQDIEQISRDDLYRYYKTYYSPDNAVIIIAGDVDPEKIMEQVSKHFGKIRRGPSKDVDISPEPVQSQEKRITLKKQAKLPFLIMAYHVPSVPEKDSYAVDVMTIIMSGKSGRLYRSLVKEQRVALNAFSFYSGLYIDPYLFYIGGTTKTMEDIEVLEKALNLEIEKLKTEPLTGRELQKAKNMVESSFIMGQDSIFFQAEILGMYEMLGNRRLKDEYLKEIRNVTTDDVMRVVKKYFVPTNRTVGVLIPQ